One stretch of Chlamydia abortus DNA includes these proteins:
- the trxA gene encoding thioredoxin produces the protein MVKVVSAENFNSFIASGLVLIDFFAEWCGPCKMLAPVLESLATEVPSVLIGKVNIDDSPAPAEQYGVSSIPTLILFKDGKEVDRTVGLKDKDALIKLINQHA, from the coding sequence ATGGTCAAAGTTGTATCTGCGGAAAATTTCAATTCTTTCATCGCCTCGGGCCTAGTGCTTATAGACTTTTTTGCTGAATGGTGTGGTCCTTGCAAAATGCTCGCCCCCGTATTAGAAAGTCTTGCAACGGAGGTACCTTCGGTACTCATTGGGAAAGTAAATATTGACGACAGTCCTGCTCCAGCAGAACAATATGGAGTTTCTTCAATCCCAACTTTGATTTTGTTCAAAGATGGCAAAGAAGTAGACCGTACGGTTGGATTGAAAGATAAGGATGCATTAATTAAATTGATTAATCAGCACGCTTAA
- a CDS encoding tRNA (cytidine(34)-2'-O)-methyltransferase — protein sequence MKVVLYHPDIPQNTGNIGRTCIALGAELILVRPLGFSLLDKFVKRAGMDYWDKVNLSVVDSLDEVLFGVDEDKIFCLSTKGAQYYGDVALPMDGVYVFGSESKGLPEEVLKKYYNHTYYLPMQPGIRSLNLATTVGVVLFEAVRQNNQSTCIRTGN from the coding sequence ATGAAGGTAGTTCTTTATCATCCTGATATTCCCCAAAACACGGGGAATATAGGAAGGACGTGTATAGCTCTAGGTGCTGAATTGATTTTAGTGAGGCCCCTAGGGTTTTCTTTATTAGATAAATTTGTTAAACGCGCGGGGATGGACTACTGGGATAAGGTAAATCTGTCCGTTGTGGACTCTTTAGATGAAGTGCTATTCGGGGTCGATGAAGATAAGATTTTCTGTCTTTCGACCAAAGGCGCCCAATACTACGGGGACGTGGCTCTTCCTATGGATGGTGTGTACGTATTCGGCTCTGAATCCAAAGGTTTGCCAGAAGAAGTGTTAAAAAAATACTACAACCACACGTATTACCTGCCTATGCAACCTGGAATCAGGTCTTTAAATTTGGCAACCACCGTGGGTGTAGTACTCTTTGAAGCAGTTCGACAAAATAATCAAAGTACGTGTATCCGTACTGGGAATTAA
- the aspS gene encoding aspartate--tRNA ligase: MKYRTHRCNELSLSNVGERVRLSGWVHRYRNHGGVVFIDLRDRFGITQIVCREDEKPELHQLVDSVRSEWVLSIEGTVCRRLEGMENANLATGEIEVDIEKVDILSKAKNLPFSISDDHIHVNEELRLEYRYLDMRRGQILDRLVHRHKVMMACRQYMDKQGFTEVVTPILGKSTPEGARDYLVPSRIYPGSFYALPQSPQLFKQILMVGGLDRYFQIATCFRDEDLRADRQPEFAQIDIEMSFGTPNDLFPIIEQLVVEMFAVQGIKIDLPLPRMTYQEAKDLYGTDKPDLRFGLQLHDCREHAKEFSFSIFLDQLAQGGTIKGFCVPGGADMSRKQLDVYTEFVKRYGAMGLVWIKKQESGIASNVAKFASEAVFQAMFADFGAQNNDILLLIAAPEDVANQSLDHLRRLIAKERNFYNEAQYNFVWITDFPLFAKEDGKICSEHHPFTSPLDEDIPLLDKDPLSVRSSSYDLVLNGYEIASGSQRIHNADLQNKIFSILELSPESIKEKFDFFIDALSFGTPPHLGIALGLDRIMMVLTGAEGIREVIAFPKTQKAADLMMDAPAEIMTSQLKELSIKVTS; the protein is encoded by the coding sequence ATGAAATACAGAACACATCGTTGTAATGAATTATCCCTAAGCAATGTAGGAGAACGTGTCCGTTTATCTGGATGGGTACATCGTTATCGTAATCACGGGGGAGTCGTTTTTATAGACTTACGAGATCGTTTTGGAATCACACAGATCGTGTGTCGTGAGGACGAAAAACCTGAATTACACCAGTTAGTGGATTCTGTACGTTCGGAGTGGGTTTTATCCATAGAGGGAACGGTATGCCGACGTTTGGAAGGCATGGAAAATGCGAACTTAGCCACAGGGGAGATTGAGGTAGATATTGAAAAAGTCGATATCTTATCGAAAGCCAAAAACCTCCCTTTTTCTATATCAGATGATCATATTCACGTTAATGAAGAATTGCGCCTAGAGTATCGTTATCTTGATATGCGTAGAGGTCAAATTTTAGATCGATTGGTCCATCGTCATAAAGTGATGATGGCTTGTCGTCAGTATATGGATAAACAGGGTTTTACCGAGGTAGTTACGCCAATTTTAGGTAAATCTACTCCCGAAGGAGCTCGGGATTATCTTGTCCCTTCTAGAATATATCCGGGAAGTTTTTATGCTTTGCCACAGTCGCCACAATTGTTTAAACAAATTCTTATGGTGGGAGGGCTCGACCGGTATTTCCAAATAGCCACGTGTTTTAGAGATGAAGATCTTCGAGCCGACCGTCAGCCTGAATTTGCTCAGATTGATATTGAAATGAGTTTCGGTACCCCCAATGATCTTTTCCCTATCATTGAACAGTTAGTAGTAGAGATGTTTGCTGTTCAAGGGATTAAAATAGATCTTCCCTTGCCGAGAATGACCTATCAAGAAGCTAAAGATTTATACGGTACAGATAAACCAGATCTTCGATTTGGTTTGCAGCTTCATGATTGTCGGGAACATGCCAAAGAGTTTTCATTCTCCATATTTTTAGATCAGCTTGCTCAAGGAGGCACAATAAAAGGTTTTTGTGTGCCTGGCGGAGCGGATATGTCTCGTAAGCAGCTGGATGTTTATACAGAATTTGTTAAGCGTTACGGTGCTATGGGGTTGGTTTGGATTAAAAAACAAGAGAGTGGCATCGCTTCTAATGTAGCGAAATTTGCTTCTGAAGCTGTGTTCCAAGCCATGTTTGCTGATTTCGGAGCTCAAAATAATGATATCCTACTGTTGATAGCAGCTCCAGAAGATGTGGCCAATCAATCTTTAGATCATTTGCGTAGATTGATAGCTAAAGAGCGCAACTTCTACAATGAAGCGCAATACAACTTTGTTTGGATTACAGATTTTCCTTTATTTGCTAAAGAAGATGGGAAAATATGCTCAGAGCATCATCCATTCACCTCACCCTTAGATGAGGATATTCCTTTATTGGATAAAGATCCTTTATCGGTACGATCTTCCAGTTATGACTTAGTTCTTAACGGATACGAAATCGCTTCAGGGTCACAACGTATTCATAACGCAGATTTGCAAAATAAAATATTTTCTATTTTAGAGTTATCACCAGAGAGTATAAAAGAAAAGTTCGACTTCTTTATCGATGCCCTAAGTTTTGGGACGCCGCCACATTTAGGAATTGCTTTAGGTTTAGATCGTATTATGATGGTATTGACGGGGGCAGAAGGTATTAGAGAAGTCATAGCTTTCCCAAAAACTCAGAAAGCCGCGGATTTAATGATGGATGCTCCTGCGGAAATTATGACTTCCCAATTAAAAGAGCTAAGTATTAAGGTAACTTCTTAA
- a CDS encoding FKBP-type peptidyl-prolyl cis-trans isomerase, giving the protein MKKQWYLIIITMVVSFSIAACDQSSHNENTKTQVGEESTASDSQLSVNQQISRTFGHLLARQLHKSEDIVMDIAEVAKGLQAELECKSAPLTESEYEEKMAEIQQLVFEKKAKENLSLAEKFLQENKKNAGVVEVQADKLQYRIVKEGTGKAISGKPSALLHYKGSFINGQVFSSSEANKEPILLPLAQTIPGFSLGMQGMKEGETRILYIHPDLAYGTSGQLPPNSLLIFEINLIETTEDTVALPDTEDKNTAS; this is encoded by the coding sequence ATGAAAAAACAATGGTATTTAATTATAATAACAATGGTTGTGTCCTTTTCCATTGCTGCCTGTGATCAGAGTTCTCACAATGAGAACACGAAAACACAAGTTGGGGAGGAAAGCACTGCCAGTGATTCACAACTTTCTGTAAATCAACAGATATCGCGTACTTTTGGTCATTTGTTAGCACGACAATTACACAAATCCGAGGATATCGTCATGGATATCGCGGAAGTTGCTAAAGGACTGCAGGCTGAATTAGAATGCAAAAGCGCACCTTTAACTGAATCCGAATATGAGGAGAAAATGGCAGAAATACAACAATTGGTTTTCGAGAAAAAAGCAAAAGAAAACCTCTCCCTAGCCGAAAAATTCTTACAAGAAAATAAGAAGAATGCAGGTGTCGTAGAAGTACAAGCTGATAAATTACAGTACCGTATCGTAAAAGAAGGAACGGGGAAAGCAATATCAGGGAAACCTTCAGCACTCCTTCACTACAAAGGAAGTTTTATCAATGGTCAAGTCTTCAGTAGCTCTGAAGCTAATAAAGAGCCGATTCTTCTTCCTTTAGCACAAACCATACCAGGATTTTCTTTAGGTATGCAGGGAATGAAAGAAGGCGAAACTCGCATTCTCTACATTCATCCCGACCTGGCTTACGGAACTTCTGGTCAATTGCCTCCAAACTCTTTGTTAATTTTCGAAATTAATTTAATTGAAACTACAGAAGATACTGTAGCATTACCAGACACAGAGGACAAAAACACAGCTTCATGA
- the tsaE gene encoding tRNA (adenosine(37)-N6)-threonylcarbamoyltransferase complex ATPase subunit type 1 TsaE, producing MGRYRRVTNSSQETIDIGAELGKILPQGVVLLLFGDYGSGKTEFVRGVVQGYLGDALAQEVASPSFSLLHVYGNEPRRICHYDFYRIDAIKGNQTDFFQDADEDDILCVEWPERITLPQFREMIQVQIQPLTTVQREVSIDAPPSILLKLLKE from the coding sequence ATGGGTAGATACAGAAGAGTAACTAATTCTTCTCAAGAAACTATAGATATAGGTGCCGAACTTGGCAAAATCCTTCCTCAAGGAGTTGTTTTGTTATTGTTCGGTGATTATGGTTCAGGGAAAACGGAATTTGTGCGCGGTGTTGTACAAGGGTATTTAGGAGACGCTTTAGCTCAAGAAGTTGCTAGCCCCTCATTTTCTCTTTTGCATGTGTATGGTAATGAACCACGAAGAATCTGCCATTATGATTTTTATCGGATAGATGCCATTAAGGGAAATCAAACAGATTTTTTTCAAGATGCTGACGAGGATGATATTCTATGCGTGGAATGGCCAGAACGCATAACATTGCCGCAATTTCGAGAGATGATACAGGTGCAGATTCAACCGCTAACCACTGTGCAAAGAGAAGTTAGCATAGATGCCCCACCCTCCATATTGTTAAAATTGCTGAAGGAATAA
- a CDS encoding putative quorum-sensing-regulated virulence factor — protein sequence MTLLKDTVFVCLDCEMTGLDVKKDRIIEFAAIRFTFDSVIDSMETLINPDRVISAESQRIHHISDAMLKDQPRIAEVFPKIKSFLKEGDYIVGHSVGFDLQVLSQEAERIGETFLSKYYIIDTLRLAKEYGDSPNNSLEALAVHFNVPYDGNHRAMKDVEINISIFKHFCKRFRTIEQLKQMLSKPIKMKYMPLGKHKGRCFSEIPLSYLQWASKMDFDPDLLFSIRHEIKHRQKGIGFTQVNNPFIGL from the coding sequence ATGACTTTACTAAAAGATACAGTTTTTGTTTGCCTAGATTGTGAGATGACTGGGTTGGATGTAAAGAAAGATCGTATTATTGAATTTGCTGCGATACGTTTCACTTTTGATAGCGTGATTGATTCTATGGAGACATTAATCAATCCCGACCGTGTCATTTCCGCCGAATCACAGAGAATACATCATATTTCCGACGCGATGTTAAAAGATCAGCCTAGGATTGCGGAAGTATTTCCAAAGATTAAATCTTTTTTGAAAGAAGGAGACTATATCGTAGGCCATAGCGTAGGATTCGATCTCCAGGTATTGAGTCAAGAAGCAGAAAGGATAGGGGAGACCTTCTTATCTAAGTACTACATCATCGACACCTTACGATTGGCGAAAGAATACGGAGATAGCCCGAATAATTCTTTGGAAGCCCTAGCTGTACACTTCAATGTTCCCTATGACGGTAACCATCGCGCTATGAAAGATGTTGAGATCAATATCAGCATTTTCAAACATTTCTGTAAGCGCTTCCGGACGATAGAACAACTAAAGCAAATGCTATCAAAACCGATAAAGATGAAATATATGCCTTTAGGAAAACATAAAGGACGTTGTTTCTCCGAAATCCCCCTCTCCTATTTGCAGTGGGCATCTAAAATGGATTTCGATCCCGATTTACTCTTTTCTATAAGACATGAGATCAAACATAGACAAAAAGGCATAGGTTTTACGCAAGTCAATAACCCATTTATTGGCTTGTAA
- a CDS encoding DUF2709 domain-containing protein translates to MNISGSIKQKLLQFLGKQKAPELLATYLFYLEQALNINPVVFVRDKIIFKTPEDAIRILEEDKKVWRETEIQICSGKPEVNEQTKRIYICPFTGKVFADNVYADPQDAIYDWLSSCPQNTERQSGVRVKRFLVSDDPNMIKEYIAPPKEPIVKTVFASAITGKLFHSLPALIEDFTSSYLRPMTLEEVQNQNKFQLEGTFLSLLQDALVEDKIAEFIESLADDTAFHVYISQWVDTEE, encoded by the coding sequence ATGAATATTTCTGGAAGTATCAAGCAGAAACTTCTCCAGTTTTTGGGAAAACAAAAAGCACCAGAATTGTTGGCTACGTATCTATTTTATCTAGAACAAGCTTTAAATATAAATCCTGTGGTTTTTGTCCGCGACAAAATAATTTTTAAAACTCCAGAAGATGCCATTCGAATTCTCGAGGAAGATAAAAAGGTTTGGCGCGAAACAGAGATACAAATTTGCTCTGGGAAACCAGAAGTGAACGAACAGACAAAAAGAATCTATATATGTCCTTTCACTGGGAAAGTATTTGCCGACAATGTGTATGCTGATCCTCAAGATGCTATTTACGATTGGCTGTCATCCTGTCCTCAAAATACAGAGCGTCAAAGCGGTGTGCGCGTAAAGCGGTTCCTTGTGTCCGATGACCCGAATATGATCAAAGAGTATATAGCTCCTCCTAAAGAGCCAATTGTTAAAACTGTTTTTGCTTCTGCTATCACGGGAAAGCTTTTCCACAGTCTACCAGCACTTATAGAAGACTTCACCTCTTCATACTTGCGCCCAATGACTTTGGAAGAAGTACAAAATCAAAACAAGTTTCAATTGGAAGGTACTTTCTTATCTTTACTACAAGATGCTCTCGTGGAAGACAAAATTGCTGAGTTTATCGAAAGCTTGGCCGATGATACAGCCTTTCATGTGTATATTAGTCAATGGGTAGATACAGAAGAGTAA